A window of Sander vitreus isolate 19-12246 chromosome 18, sanVit1, whole genome shotgun sequence contains these coding sequences:
- the flvcr1 gene encoding choline/ethanolamine transporter FLVCR1, translating to MVAGDLVQEHLRADTGAPDDITVGRKTPERCAEPTYEAAKTGGAGETDTDSRALEQEKEVLADEREAMLPNGGGGEAEEKQGTKLETKLYPRRFAVLLVFSLYSLVNAFQWIQYSIIANVFTRYYGVTNDKVDWLSIVYMVVYIPLIFPATWLLDRKGLRLTALLGAGLNCIGAWLKCASVSPELFGVTVTAQVVCSVAQVFILGLPSRVASVWFGPGEVSTACAAAVLGNQLGTAIGFLLPPVLVPNTPDDVKLTGHNISIMFYGTAAVSTFLFILAVIVIKDRPLLPPSHSQAVLPSSLSEDYSYKQSIFNLMKNKAFVLLLVSYGIMTGSFYSVSTLLNQMIMSCYENQELNAGRIGLTLVVAGMVGSILCGLWLDHTKTYKMTTLIVYGLSFLGMVVFTFTLDLNNIYLVFITAGALGFFMTGYLPLGFEFGVEITYPESEGTSSGLLNAFAQLFGIIFTLIQGKLTTEHNPLIGNIFLCAWIFLGILLTALIKSELKRHNVNMGADSNQLQAVPTECPGDCPSEKKTNGVKMEPSISFSRETTL from the exons ATGGTTGCCGGCGACCTCGTGCAGGAGCATCTGCGCGCGGATACCGGCGCACCTGACGACATCACGGTCGGCAGGAAGACTCCCGAAAGATGCGCGGAGCCGACATACGAAGCAGCAAAGACGGGCGGGGCTGGGGAGACAGACACCGACAGCAGGgcgctggagcaggagaaggaaGTGCTGGCGGATGAGAGAGAGGCGATGCTGCCTAACGGTGGAGGCGGGGAGGCGGAGGAGAAGCAGGGGACAAAGCTAGAGACTAAACTGTACCCGCGCAGGTTCGCCGTGCTCTTAGTTTTCAGCCTGTACTCTTTGGTGAACGCCTTCCAGTGGATCCAGTACAGCATCATAGCCAACGTGTTCACGCGGTACTACGGGGTGACTAACGACAAGGTGGACTGGCTCTCCATCGTCTACATGGTCGTCTACATTCCTCTCATCTTCCCGGCTACCTGGCTGCTGGACCGGAAGGGTCTGCGGCTCACGGCCCTGCTGGGCGCCGGCCTCAACTGCATCGGCGCCTGGCTGAAGTGCGCCAGCGTAAGCCCCGAGCTGTTCGGAGTCACCGTCACTGCGCAGGTCGTCTGCTCCGTGGCGCAGGTGTTCATCCTCGGCCTGCCTTCCCGCGTCGCCTCGGTGTGGTTCGGACCCGGTGAGGTTTCCACCGCGTGCGCCGCGGCCGTGCTGGGGAACCAG TTGGGAACCGCCATAGGCTTCCTGTTACCTCCAGTTTTGGTTCCCAACACGCCCGACGATGTCAAACTCACGGGTCACAACATCAGCATCATGTTCTACGGCACCGCCGCTGTCTCCaccttcctcttcatcctcgCTGTCatag tgATAAAGGACcgccctctcctccctcccagTCACTCGCAGGCTGTCCTCCCAAGCTCCCTTTCTGAAGATTACTCCTACAAACAGTCCATCTTCAACCTGATGAAGAACAAAGCATTCGTCCTCCTGCTGGTCAGCTACG GTATAATGACTGGCTCCTTCTACTCTGTCTCCACACTTCTCAACCAGATGATCATGTCCTGCTATgag aaCCAGGAGTTGAATGCTGGGAGAATTGGTCTGACTCTGGTTGTTGCTGGAATGGTCGGCTCCATCCTCTGTGGTCTGTGGCTGGACCACACAAAGACATACAA GATGACCACCCTGATCGTGTACGGCCTGTCGTTTCTGGGCATGGTGGTCTTCACCTTCACTCTGGACCTCAACAACATCTACCTGGTCTTCATCACTGCTGGAGCCCTGGG GTTCTTCATGACGGGTTATCTGCCTCTGGGCTTTGAGTTCGGAGTGGAGATCACCTACCCGGAGTCTGAAGGAACGTCGTCGGGACTCCTCAATGCTTTTGCTCAG CTATTTGGGATCATTTTCACGCTGATTCAGGGCAAACTCACCACAGAACACAACCCACTGATTGGAAATATCTTCCTCTGCGCCTGGATCTTCTTGGGAATACTGCTCACTG CCTTAATTAAGTCAGAACTGAAAAGACACAATGTCAACATGGGAGCAGACAGCAACCAGCTGCAAGCA